The Fibrobacter sp. UWB16 genomic interval GAAGAACGCACAAAGAGGTGGCCCTTGGATTCGAAGAACTTGATAAAGGATTCGCGCACTTGCGCAGAAGTCATTTTTTCGGACATAGCTATTCCTTTGATTTTTTACGGCGACAAATTTAGAAAAAAAAGGAGATGCCCGCACGGAGGCGGGCATGACAATGTACCAATAACTAATAGCTAATGACCAATGACTAACGACTATCGACCAACTACTAGTACAGTTTTTTCATGTCGGTGAGGTGGCCTTCTTTTTCGTGGAAGAGCGTGAGCGAGCCTCCCTGAATCTTCTGGAAAATCTTGGTGAGCTTTTCAACGGCGATAGCCTCTTCAAAGCCGACTTCGTTATAAGCGGTTTCGCCAATCACGATGCCCACGTTCATCATATCCGGGGCCTTGCGGCGCAAGTAATTCAAGAATTCCTCATCGCTATTGAGCACGTCTGTCGGCGTGAGCTTTTCAAATTCCGACGGATCACGCGTACTTGCGTGCAGTGGGAACATGTCGTCGCCCACGATCTGTTTCGAATTCAAATAGAAAACATTTCCGACATACAAACTAATAGAATCATTCAGAACCTGACGCACTTCAATCAGCACATCGCTTGTAATCGAAGCCTCCTGAATGTCAAGCTTAGAAGGGGCGCAAGCCATAAAAGCAAGCGAAATTGCGGCAAGAGCCGTAAGGAAAAATTTTTTCATGATTACCTCTTTTTAAACCAATATACAATCATTTACATTTCAAGAAAAGCAAAAAATGTTTTATAAAAAAAGGGATATTCCCTCCCGGAACGGGGTCCGGGATGACAAGTGGCGGGAATGACATACAAAAAAGCCCCCCAGATTTCTCCGGGAGGCTTGTTTCTATACACCAAACTTTTTATTCGGCTTCGTAGTCCATGATGAGGCGGCAAACACCGTTTTCAACGATGACGTTGTCTTCACGGAGCATCACGCGTTCCATTTCCCAGTTACCGCGGCTCCAATGGTCGTAGTTAAGATCTTCGCCATCGAAATCGTCCTGCCAGAGCATCGTAAAGCCCTTGGTAGCTTCATCGTAAGAGTAAACGCGGACATAGTCAATCTGCTGTTCGACCGGGAGGCCAACACCGCCATCCCACTTACCCGTCCAGGCAGAGCTCTTGGAGGCCCAGAGGTTAAAGCGGAGAGACTGTTCCTTAGTCAAGAACTTCACTTGGTCTGCGTCAGCATGGGTACCACGGCTCATGCCAAGCGTATCGCGGCGAACTTCGACGCTGTCGATTTCCCAGGAAACGTATTCCGGAGTCCAAACGATTGCGTAAAGGTGGAAGTCCTGCGTAGCATCGAAGCCAAATTCATGAAGCGGCTTGCTTTCAGAAGCGGTCGTAGCCTTGATCGTGGGATCGGCTTCACGAGTGATGATATTGGACTGCCACTTGTCAGCAGCCTTGCCCAAAACTTCAATATCAATTTCGTTCCACGGTTCATCTTCCTTGAGCCAGGAGTTATCATAATAGACGAACATGGAGCTCACGGTGCCAGAAAGGGCAGCCATCTTCATGCGAGCTTCGAAACGGCCATACTTGAACTGGTCAAGGCCAGTAAGTTCAGCGCCGTAGAAGGAGTACTTCTTAGTCGGATCGAGAGCGGTCAGCTTCGGCACTACATAAGTGAACTGAGAAGCGCCATTCGAGCTGGAAGAAACACCCGGGAGGGCATCCACAGAGCTTGAGGACACGCCCGGAAGAGCTTCGACAGAGCTAGAAGAAAGTTCCGGAAGGACGACCGAACTCGAGGACAAGTCACCAACCGGCAACACAGAGCTCGAAGACAAATCAGTCGGAGGGAGCTGGGCTTCGGAACTAGAAGACACCGTTGCATTTGTGCTCGGCGGAGCAGCGAAATTTGTATCTTCATCAGAGCATGCAGCAAGGAAAGCCACAGCAACCATCGGAATAAGAATCTTTTTCATTGTTGACCTCTTAATTTCTTTAACTATAAGATAGTTTTTGATTTTCCCTAGCGTACACCTAGCGACAGCATTTTTAAAGTCAACTGTATCGATTGTATTTTACACATTTTTGAAACACTTTTACATAAAAAACCGACTTTTTCAAAAATTAGCCATGTAACATTCTCGTAAGCATTTTGCAAAGTCACTTCAGATTGAAAAGCCTCATTTTATACCTTGCCTGCCCCTTTTTTAATATGTATATTGCGTTTTACAAAAAAAATCGATAGAAAAAAGCACAATTTCGGGCCCACCTTTTTCTACAAGGCTTAAAAGTTAAACAACTTTTTAATTGTATTGACAGCCGGGTTCGAGACAAAAGAGGTTACTATGCAGGAAGCATGGACAGGCTTTAAAGGCGGTCGCTGGCAGGAAGAAATTAACGTCCGCGACTTTATCCAGAAAAACTATACTCCCTACGATGGCGACAAGTCGTTTTTGCAGGGACCGACTGAAGCTACGAACAAGCTCTGGGCAGAACTCCAGGAACTACAGAAGAGAGAAATTGCAAAGGGTGGCGTCCTCGACATGGACACAGACGTTGTCTCCACTCTCACAAGCCATCAGGCAGGCTACATTTCCGAAGAAACCAAGGATCTCGAAAAGATCGTAGGTCTCCAGACCGACAAGCCGCTCAAGCGCGCATTCATGCCGTTCGGCGGCATCAAGATGGCTGAAGAATCTTGCAAGAACTACGGTTACACGCCGAGCGAAGAACTTCACCGCATCTTTACGGAATTCCACAAGACCCACAACCAGGGCGTTTTCGACGCTTACACGCCGGCAATGCGTATGGCCCGCAAGGCCCACATCATTACGGGTCTTCCGGATACTTACGGCCGTGGCCGTATCGTCGGTGACTACCGCCGCGTCGCCCTTTACGGTATCGACTACCTCATCGCCCAGAAGAAGGCCGACAAGGCTCTGACCGACGAAACGGATATGCGCGAACACGTGATCCGCCAGCGCGAAGAACTCGCCGAACAGATCAAGGCCCTCGAAGGCATGAAGGTCATGGCCAAGATTTACGGCTACGACATTTCCAAGCCGGCAACGAACGCCCGCGAAGCCGTGCAGTGGCTCTATTTCGGTTACCTCGCTGCCATCAAGACGCAGAACGGTGCCGCCATGAGCGTCGGCCGCGTTTCGACCTTCCTCGACATTTACATGACCCGTGACTTGCAGAACGGCGTCATCAACGAAACCGAAGCTCAGGAAATCATCGACCATTTCGTGATGAAGCTTCGTATGGTCAAGTTCGCCCGTATCACCAGCTACAACGAACTCTTCAGTGGTGACCCGGTGTGGGCTACGCTCGAAGTTGCTGGCCTCGGCCAGGATGGTCGCCATCAGGTGACCAAGAACGACTACCGCTTCTTGCACACGCTCGTGAACATGGGTCCGTCTCCGGAACCGAACCTCACGATTCTCTACAGCCCGCGCCTCCCGGCAAGCTTCAAGAAGTTCGCTGCAGAAATCTCCGTGAAGACCAGCGCCATCCAGTACGAAAACGATGACACGATGCGTCCGATCTGGGGCGACGACTACAGCATCTGCTGCTGCGTTTCTGCAACTCAGACCGGTAAGGAAATGCAGTTCTTCGGCGCTCGTGCAAACCTCGCCAAGACACTCCTCTACGCCATCAACGGTGGTAAGGATGAATGCCTCGTGAAGGGTACGCAGGTTGGCCCGGAATATCCGCCGATCACCAGCGAATACCTCAACTACGACGAAGTCGTCCACAAGTTTGGACTCTACATGGACTGGATTGCTCACTTGTACGTGAACACGCTCAACTTGATCCACTACATGCACGACAAGTACTACTACGAAGCTGCCGAAATGGCCCTCATCGACACCAACGTCCGTCGTACGTTTGCTACGGGTATCGCAGGCTTCAGCCACGTTGTCGACTCCCTTTCTGCAATCAAGTACGCTAAGGTCAAGGTCATCCGTGACCCGGCTACGGGCCTTGCCGAAGACTTCCAGATCGAAGGCGACTTCCCGCGTTATGGAAACGACGACGATCGCGCAGACAGCATCGCTGTTTGGCTCCTCAAGACGTTCATGGCTAAGATCAAGCAGACTCCGACTTACCGTGACTCAGAACCGACCACTTCCATCCTTACCATCACGAGTAACGTTGTTTACGGTAAGGCTACGGGTGCACTCCCGGATGGCCGTAAGCAGGGCGAACCGTTCTCTCCGGGTGCAAGCCCGAGCTACGGTGCCGAAAAGAACGGTCTCTTGGCATCTCTCAACTCTGTTGCCAAGATTCCGTACGAATACGCTCTCGACGGTATCAGCAACACGCAGACCATCAACCCGGATGCACTCGGCCATGACGACGAAGAACGTGCCAACAAGCTCGTGCAGGTTCTCGACGGTTACTTCGGCCAGAGCAGCCACCACTTGAACGTGAACGTGTTCGGTGTCGAAAAGCTCAAGGACGCTATGGAACATCCGGAGAAGGAAGAATACCAGAACTTCACGATCCGCGTTTCTGGCTACGCCGTGCGCTTCATCAAGCTCACTCGCGAACAGCAGCTCGACGTGATTGCCCGCCAGGCACACGGCGTGCTTTAATCGGCTTACAAATTAAGCGAAAAGGTTCCCGAAAGGGGACCTTTTTTGTTTTTGTAAAATTGCTACGGAAAATTGTTGCGAGAAAATGTTGCGGGAAAGTCCGCAAAATCATGCCACGATGTAATTCTCGTTCTTTTGGCGGCGGGCAAGCACTGATTCCAAGAACTGGATGACAGAGCTTTTATCGCGCACAAGGCCGCGCTTGTGGCTTAAGCAAAAGCGCGATGCAGTAAGCGACTTGAGCATCTTGATTTGTTGTTCGAGAATCTGCACATTGTACACGTCAGGTTCTCCATGCCCTACCATCGGATATGTCGCATCGCCCAAGAAAACGAAGTCATCTACAATAAGCGCAAGCGAGCCTTTCGCATGGCTATTCGGAATGGGCAAAATTTCGATATGCACGACATCGTCAAACGAAAGTGGTGAAGACACTGTAATCTTTTCGTGACCAGCAATTTCGCCAACGACTTTTGAGGCATGCGAACCAACATAAAGCGTATCAAAATCTAGTGAAACCTCGCCATTGCAATGCCGAACGACATTCAGCAAATGGTCCCGATGAAAATGCGAAATTACGATGTTCTTTTTGAGCGGAACAGTGGCATTTTTGATGCACTCGCTAGTATCAAGATGCGTCGAGCTCTCGGAACTGCGCGGCAACGCGTTTATAAAATCAACAGCCTCGTCGCAGGCACCCACATCAAAAATCCACCACGCAGAATCGCCACGCACAGCAACAACATCCGCGCTCAGCGGCTCATACGACATTTGCAAATACCGGATTCTATCTGTCAGTTTCACGATTTTCGTCATCGAAAGCCAAAGATAGAATTTTCCTCCGATTCTCTGTTCTCATAAACAATAGCGTAAACACAATTCTCAAAAAAAATAATTACGACCTTATTCCGCACTGACCGCACGCGAATACGGAGCATCAACAACACGAGCTATTGTATCGCCATCGGCCAAACTTTCTTTGGTCGTATAAGAAATACACGGCCACAACTTTAAATCCGAATTTTGTGAACTTTTGCAATACGCATCGGCTACACCCGTGATGATTACTTTATTTATTTGAACTTTCTTCTCCCCTCTTTTGCACATACTGCAAACGACAACCGTATATGAATTCTCTCTATAAATCGAATCCAGCACGGCCACATTTTCTTTAACATCATCATTTACCGCAACCATTTCTGTTGTCGTTTTCAGGTCTTGTACAGTGATTAGGCCATCTTTAAAGAGCCCATTTCCGTCAGTTGAAATATATAAGTTGTTTCTATTATTTCGTACAACACGGCCTTCAAAAAGACGCTTGAAATTAAATGTGTATCCAGATATTTTTGAGTCTTCGTGCTCAGAAAACTGCCATTCTTCATCAACAGAAACAAGCATATACTTATCCGCATACTTGCTAGGCATAATGGTTTTCAATATCCCATTGGCGCACTGTTTTCGATTTGATTCCAATTCAGAAAGATCAACTTGCACACCTTCCTTTTCAAACAAAATTTCATTTTCATCGGTACTTAGAACGCGTACATCATACTTTTCACTCAAGAGTGTTTTCATTTCATTAAAAGTTTCATTACCAGATTCAATGACCGCAATGTTCGATGAAGCAACCCGCGCTGAATTCAAATAATTTTGAGCATCATCACTAAGCACAATCGAAGACTTATCAGCAGCACCTGCCGAAGACGCAAGTGCGTCAGGACCGCTTGAACACGCAGCAAACAAGCCTGCTGCAACCAAAATTTGCAAATAATGTTTCATTATGTTTTCTTCCAAAATATTTTATACACCATAAAATCTAAAAAGAATCGCAAAATAAAAAAGATATTTTCTCCGGAAAAATTACGGATTTACCAACCATACGCAACGCATTTTCCATCGTTTTGTATTATATAGAACATCTTTCGCTTTTTACAGAACACCGCAAAAAATTCCACGCAAAACGAAAACGCAATTTTTTATTTTTGCATCATGACTCTCGGAAGAATCAATAAGCTTGAAACGTTCGGATCGGTCGATGGACCGGGAATTCGATTTGTCGTCTTTACGCAGGGCTGCCCCATGCGCTGCAAGTTCTGCCACAACCCGGAAACATGGGATTTCGGGACGAAAAGTGCAAACGGAACACCGAATGGATCGTTTGAAATAAGCGCCGAAGACTTGCTGAAAAAAGCCGTACGCTACAAGCCCTACTGGGGAACCGATGGCGGCATCACCGTAAGCGGCGGCGAACCTCTTGCACAAATCGACTTCATGATTGAATTCTTCGAAGCGGCAAAAGCGTCGGGAGTCCACACGTGCGTCGACACAAGCGGCATCACGTTCAGGCCCACTGGCGAACCTTTCGCGAAATTTGAACGTTTGATGAAATCCACTGACCTCTTGCTCGTGGACATCAAGCACATCGATGCAGACGAGCACAAGGAACTCACAGGCCACGGCAACGAAAACATCATCGAATTTTTCCGTTACCTCGACCGCATCCAAAAGCCCATCTGGATCCGCCACGTGCTCGTGCCTGGCATTAGCGATAACGACGAAGCCCTCACGCGCACCCGCGACTTCATCCGCACATTAAGCAACGTCAAGCGCGTCGAAGTCCTCCCCTACCACGCATTCGCCCTCAGCAAGTACCAAGAACTTGAAATCGACTACGCGCTCAAGGACACGCAAACGCCCACCGCCGAACGCGTCAAAAACGCCAACGAAATCCTCGAAACCGCAAAATACACAGGCTGGATGAAAAAGTAGGCAGTAGGCGATAGGAAGTAGGAAGGGATTGTTATACGAGAAGGTGATCCCGGCACAAGGCCGGGATGACAGCGCAAAAAAGGAGATGCCCGCTCGGAGGCGGGCATGACAAAGTAAAAAGACGAGGCGCGCAGCCTCGTCTTTATATTTAATTCGAGATTTCGTCTAAAGCCTAGCGAGAGCAGGAATCAACTTCGCGTAGCGTACCCACACATTCCAGCAAGGGATAAGAAACAAGTAAGACGAGGTATCAAACCTCGTCTTTTAAATTTATTTGAGATTTTGCCTAAAGCCTAGCGAGAGCAGGAATCAGCTTCGCGTAGCGTATTGTTATACGTGAGCGAAGCTGTGACGAACTATCGCGACGGCTTTCGGCGAAAGATCAGCCTTTAATGGCGTCGCCCATGCTAAACATCGGCATATACATTGCAATTAGGAGGCCACCGACGGCGCCGCCCAAGAACACGATGATCAACGGTTCAATCATACTCACAACGGCATCGACTGCGGCGTCCACTTCTTCGTCGTAGAAGTCCGCGAGTTTCAAAAGCATACCGCCCAAGTTACCGGTCTTTTCACCGACGCCTGTCATCTGGATCACCATGGGCGGGAAAATACCCACTTCTTCCATCGGCTCGGCAATTGACTTACCGCCTGCAATACCAATCGATATCTTATAAATTGCCTTTTCAACGACTTTATTACCAGCGGTTGTCGCAACGACCTTCAAGGCATCCATCACAGACACACCAGCATTCAAAAGCGTTCCGAGCGTTCGAGCAAAGCCAGCCGTCGCAGACTTAATCTGCAAATCGCCTAGCTTTGGCACCTTTAGCGTAAACTTGTCCATTGCAAATTGCGCTTGCGGTATTCGCATTATCATCTTGTAGGCAAAAATGACAATGATAAGCCCGATGAACATGAACGCACCATTATTGCGTATAAAGTCAGAAATATTCATCACGACTTGCGTCGGGGCCGGGAGTTCAGCGTCAAGAGCGGCGAACTGTTCAGCGAACGTCGGCACCACGAACGTCATAAGAGCAATCACAACGACAATACCCACGATAATAACCATGATCGGGTACGTCAAAGCTTTTTTCACCTTACGTTTGAGGCGCTGGTTGTTTTCGAGCGTTTCTGCCAGACGAGCCAAAATGCCTTCGAGAATACCACCCGCTTCACCGGCGGCCACCATGTTGCAATACAAGGAGTCAAAGACCTTCGGATGCTGAGCCAAAGCATCGGCAAGCGAAGAACCGCCGTTAATTGACTGCGTGAGTTTATGCACAACGCTCTTGAGTTCCGGGTTTTCGCACTGCGCTTCGAGAATGTTCAAGCACTGAAGCATCGGAAGACCTGCCGAGCACATAGACGAGAACATACGCGTAAAACGAGTGATGTCTTCGGTCTTGATGCCGGAACCAATCTTAATCTTGATTTCGGTCGGCTTCTTTTTGAGGCTCGTGATAACCAAGCGACGACGGAGCAAGAGAGCTTCGGCTTCGGCCTTGTCCTTTGCTTCGAGCGTTCCTTCAAAGCTGTTGCCCTGCGAGTTTTGGGCCTTGTACAAAAATTCTGCCATCGATTACACCCCTTCCTTTACGAACAACTGTTCCAACTGATCCGGGCTCGACGAACGGGCAAGTGCATCAAAGCGGTCGACCTTGTGGTTCTTGACAAGATCGCACAAGCACATGTTCATCGTATTCATGCCGAACTTCTGACCGATTTCAATCATGGATTCAATCTGGTGCACCTTGTCATCGCGGATCAAAGCACGGATACCCGGCGTCACGTTCATGACTTCGTACGCCATCACGCGGCCACCGCCAATCTTTGGCAAAAGGGTCTGGCAGATGACGCCTTGGAGCACAAACGAGAGCTGCGTACGCACGGTCTGCTGTTCACCCTTCGGGAAGGCGTCGACCACACGGTTAATCGTCTGTACGCAAGAGTTTGTATGAAGCGTAGCAAAAGTCAAGTGACCCGTTTCGGCAATCGTAAGTGCCGAGCGGATTGTTTCCAAGTCACGCATTTCGCCGATAAGCACCACGTCCGGGTCCTGACGGAGAGCCATCTTGAGGGCCTGGGCAAAGCTGTGCGTATCGCTACCAACTTCGCGCTGGTTGATCATGCAACCCTGATGCTTATGCAAAAATTCGATCGGGTCTTCGACCGTCAAAATGTGGTCGTGACGTTCCTTGTTAATCTTGTCGATCATGGCAGCCAAGGTCGTGGACTTACCAGAACCGGTAGCACCCGTCACCAGCACAAGGCCAGAGGGGCGGGTCGTAAATTCGGCCATAATCTTCGGAAGGCCAAGATCCTTGAACGTCTTGATATCAAGAGGAATAATACGGAGGGCAAGCGCCACGCAGCCACGCTGCAGGTAGGCGTTCGCACGGAAACGCGCAAGATTTGCAATACCGAATGAAAAGTCGCATTCCTTTTGCTGTTCAAAAGTCTTTTTCTGGGCTTCATTCATCAAGCTGTAAGTCATACGCATGGTTTCGTCGGGCTTAAGCTTGTTTTCCCCGATGGGGGTAAGCTTGCCGGAAAGACGAATAAGAGGGGGGGCGCCGGCCGTAATATGCAAGTCGGACGCCCCACGTTTGACCATTTCTGCTAAAAGATCTTGAATGTTATATGCCATGCTCTAGAATATAATTTAAAAAGCCCAAAAATTTCATAAATTCTTTATGCAATGCGTTCATCCACTTATAAAATACTCGCATGGGTAGGGGCAATTATTTTCCTCGGTTTCGCGTTTTATGCGATCGAGGCGAAGTCCCGCTACAAACTGAACTTCCCAGAGACTGTCGTAAACTTCGCGGCAGACGATGTAACGGGAGGTAAATCGGACTACGCAAGCGAGAAGGGGACGGCAACACTTATTGTTTTGACCGCCTCCTGGTGCCCATCGTGCCGAGCGGAGCTCCCCATTCTCAAGCAGTTCAACGAAGAATTCGGCCCGAAGGGCCTTAAGATTTTGATGATTGACGAGGACGATTCCAAGAAGGTCGCCCGCAAGTACAAGAAGAGTATGGATATTCCGTGGACGATGCTCCACTGGAACTACGACGCGCTCAAGGCGCTGGGGAACCCAGGTGTGATTCCCGTAAGTTTTGTAGTCGACAAGGACGACAAGATCCAGCACGTCGATGTCGGAGTGCTCAACGAACTGAGAGTCCGACACGAGCTAAAGCGACTGCTGGGACAGTAATACGAGATGGCGACCCCGTCCCCATTCGCGGATCATGACCACATAAGAACTAAAGTTCTAAGTGGTCAAAGAAAATAAATCCGGGGTGACAAGCCAGGTGGCAACCAAGCGTTAAGCAATGGGGCTTGGGAAGAGGATCACGTCAGCGATTTTTTCTTTGCCGAGGGCGAGCATGAACAGGCGGTCGAGCCCAAGAGCCACACCAGAGCAAGCAGGCATTCCCGATTCAAGAGCAGCAAGGAATCGTTCGTCGATAGGCGGTAAGGGCTTGTTCATCCCCTTGCGGATTTCCAAATCAGCATAGAAACGGCGACGCTGCTCCACAGGATCCGTAAGCTCCGTGTAACCATTGCAAAGTTCCACTTGGTTCACAAAAAGCTCAAAGCGGCGAGCCCACGTATAGCCCTCAGCATCCACGTAAGTCTGCGCCAAAGCAGCCTGCGACGGCGGGTAATCCAAGATGAACTCGGGACCGTTACTAGCGAGTGCAGGTTCCACGAGGAAGACCATGAGATAGTCCCACCAGTCTTCGCGCGTGAGCGTTTCGCTCTTTTCGGGCACAGGAATCTCGCGAGCGCGGCAAGCATCCGCAAAGTCTGTAAGCTTTTCGCAAAACGGATTTACGCCAGCGTAATTTTTGAACGCATCAATCCAGCGGGTGCGGCGGGCATTTAGTTTGGTCCCAATAATTTCACTCACGAGGTCTTCGACTTCGTCCATGAGTTTGTCCTGAATCATACCCACGCGGTACCATTCCACCATCGAGAACTCGTTGTTGTGGTGGCCGCCAAATTCATCCTTGCGGAACGACTTTGTAATCTGGAAGATATCACCGAACTTTGCAGCAAGCAAACGCTTCATGTGAAATTCCGGGCTCGTCATCATGAACCGCTTCGGGTCTTCGATTTCAAAGTAATCGAGCTGCGGGTCCGTTCCGCCGTATGCAGAAAGCACAGGCGTCTCGACTTCGAGCGCATTACGACGAACAAAGAAATCACGGACACGGGCCATCAGCGCCTGGCGCTTGACCCAAGTTTCACGCGTGCAAGTGGGCGCAAACGCGCCCGAGTTCAAATTTTCCATTACTCAGCTCCGGCTACACAACGGACCGCAAGA includes:
- the epmA gene encoding EF-P lysine aminoacylase EpmA; this encodes MENLNSGAFAPTCTRETWVKRQALMARVRDFFVRRNALEVETPVLSAYGGTDPQLDYFEIEDPKRFMMTSPEFHMKRLLAAKFGDIFQITKSFRKDEFGGHHNNEFSMVEWYRVGMIQDKLMDEVEDLVSEIIGTKLNARRTRWIDAFKNYAGVNPFCEKLTDFADACRAREIPVPEKSETLTREDWWDYLMVFLVEPALASNGPEFILDYPPSQAALAQTYVDAEGYTWARRFELFVNQVELCNGYTELTDPVEQRRRFYADLEIRKGMNKPLPPIDERFLAALESGMPACSGVALGLDRLFMLALGKEKIADVILFPSPIA
- the pflB gene encoding formate C-acetyltransferase, whose product is MQEAWTGFKGGRWQEEINVRDFIQKNYTPYDGDKSFLQGPTEATNKLWAELQELQKREIAKGGVLDMDTDVVSTLTSHQAGYISEETKDLEKIVGLQTDKPLKRAFMPFGGIKMAEESCKNYGYTPSEELHRIFTEFHKTHNQGVFDAYTPAMRMARKAHIITGLPDTYGRGRIVGDYRRVALYGIDYLIAQKKADKALTDETDMREHVIRQREELAEQIKALEGMKVMAKIYGYDISKPATNAREAVQWLYFGYLAAIKTQNGAAMSVGRVSTFLDIYMTRDLQNGVINETEAQEIIDHFVMKLRMVKFARITSYNELFSGDPVWATLEVAGLGQDGRHQVTKNDYRFLHTLVNMGPSPEPNLTILYSPRLPASFKKFAAEISVKTSAIQYENDDTMRPIWGDDYSICCCVSATQTGKEMQFFGARANLAKTLLYAINGGKDECLVKGTQVGPEYPPITSEYLNYDEVVHKFGLYMDWIAHLYVNTLNLIHYMHDKYYYEAAEMALIDTNVRRTFATGIAGFSHVVDSLSAIKYAKVKVIRDPATGLAEDFQIEGDFPRYGNDDDRADSIAVWLLKTFMAKIKQTPTYRDSEPTTSILTITSNVVYGKATGALPDGRKQGEPFSPGASPSYGAEKNGLLASLNSVAKIPYEYALDGISNTQTINPDALGHDDEERANKLVQVLDGYFGQSSHHLNVNVFGVEKLKDAMEHPEKEEYQNFTIRVSGYAVRFIKLTREQQLDVIARQAHGVL
- a CDS encoding type II secretion system F family protein, translating into MAEFLYKAQNSQGNSFEGTLEAKDKAEAEALLLRRRLVITSLKKKPTEIKIKIGSGIKTEDITRFTRMFSSMCSAGLPMLQCLNILEAQCENPELKSVVHKLTQSINGGSSLADALAQHPKVFDSLYCNMVAAGEAGGILEGILARLAETLENNQRLKRKVKKALTYPIMVIIVGIVVVIALMTFVVPTFAEQFAALDAELPAPTQVVMNISDFIRNNGAFMFIGLIIVIFAYKMIMRIPQAQFAMDKFTLKVPKLGDLQIKSATAGFARTLGTLLNAGVSVMDALKVVATTAGNKVVEKAIYKISIGIAGGKSIAEPMEEVGIFPPMVIQMTGVGEKTGNLGGMLLKLADFYDEEVDAAVDAVVSMIEPLIIVFLGGAVGGLLIAMYMPMFSMGDAIKG
- a CDS encoding type IV pilus twitching motility protein PilT, encoding MAYNIQDLLAEMVKRGASDLHITAGAPPLIRLSGKLTPIGENKLKPDETMRMTYSLMNEAQKKTFEQQKECDFSFGIANLARFRANAYLQRGCVALALRIIPLDIKTFKDLGLPKIMAEFTTRPSGLVLVTGATGSGKSTTLAAMIDKINKERHDHILTVEDPIEFLHKHQGCMINQREVGSDTHSFAQALKMALRQDPDVVLIGEMRDLETIRSALTIAETGHLTFATLHTNSCVQTINRVVDAFPKGEQQTVRTQLSFVLQGVICQTLLPKIGGGRVMAYEVMNVTPGIRALIRDDKVHQIESMIEIGQKFGMNTMNMCLCDLVKNHKVDRFDALARSSSPDQLEQLFVKEGV
- the pflA gene encoding pyruvate formate-lyase-activating protein — encoded protein: MTLGRINKLETFGSVDGPGIRFVVFTQGCPMRCKFCHNPETWDFGTKSANGTPNGSFEISAEDLLKKAVRYKPYWGTDGGITVSGGEPLAQIDFMIEFFEAAKASGVHTCVDTSGITFRPTGEPFAKFERLMKSTDLLLVDIKHIDADEHKELTGHGNENIIEFFRYLDRIQKPIWIRHVLVPGISDNDEALTRTRDFIRTLSNVKRVEVLPYHAFALSKYQELEIDYALKDTQTPTAERVKNANEILETAKYTGWMKK
- a CDS encoding MBL fold metallo-hydrolase, whose protein sequence is MTKIVKLTDRIRYLQMSYEPLSADVVAVRGDSAWWIFDVGACDEAVDFINALPRSSESSTHLDTSECIKNATVPLKKNIVISHFHRDHLLNVVRHCNGEVSLDFDTLYVGSHASKVVGEIAGHEKITVSSPLSFDDVVHIEILPIPNSHAKGSLALIVDDFVFLGDATYPMVGHGEPDVYNVQILEQQIKMLKSLTASRFCLSHKRGLVRDKSSVIQFLESVLARRQKNENYIVA
- a CDS encoding family 16 glycosylhydrolase, which gives rise to MKKILIPMVAVAFLAACSDEDTNFAAPPSTNATVSSSSEAQLPPTDLSSSSVLPVGDLSSSSVVLPELSSSSVEALPGVSSSSVDALPGVSSSSNGASQFTYVVPKLTALDPTKKYSFYGAELTGLDQFKYGRFEARMKMAALSGTVSSMFVYYDNSWLKEDEPWNEIDIEVLGKAADKWQSNIITREADPTIKATTASESKPLHEFGFDATQDFHLYAIVWTPEYVSWEIDSVEVRRDTLGMSRGTHADADQVKFLTKEQSLRFNLWASKSSAWTGKWDGGVGLPVEQQIDYVRVYSYDEATKGFTMLWQDDFDGEDLNYDHWSRGNWEMERVMLREDNVIVENGVCRLIMDYEAE
- a CDS encoding TlpA disulfide reductase family protein, with translation MRSSTYKILAWVGAIIFLGFAFYAIEAKSRYKLNFPETVVNFAADDVTGGKSDYASEKGTATLIVLTASWCPSCRAELPILKQFNEEFGPKGLKILMIDEDDSKKVARKYKKSMDIPWTMLHWNYDALKALGNPGVIPVSFVVDKDDKIQHVDVGVLNELRVRHELKRLLGQ